The segment CCGGGGAGTGAGGCCTTGGTACAGGGTGGCTGGCGTCATTCACATCATGTCGTCATTATTGCCCTCATCACTTCCTAAATGCCTGTGTGCAACGATATCTAATCAGTATCAAAGCCTTGTAGAAACAGCCAGATGATACAATGAGTTGAGGTTCCCCCAACCTGCAGTTTGCTGTGGTGAGTGGTTGACAGCCTCGTGCGCCATCACAAGTACACACCCTGGAAAGGCAGGCGAAGGCAAGTGAAGCCCATCGACTCCGACAGCTCATTAGGTGAGAAGGAAGGAGATATAAAATACTCCATTGGGACAGAGAGACGCCCCTATTCTTTCTTCTCTGGTCCCATTAAAGTCAGCAGCGCCACTTCCATCATGGGGCGTCTGAACCCAGGCAAGCTTCATGGGGCCTCACCCCAGTTTCCTTGGAGACCGTTCATGACTGCAGCAGCAGACTCCATTTCCACGCCTAATTTGCTGCTGCATCTCCACATTTCTGCCGACCTGAGAGCCCATTAAAGAAAGTAGAAACTGCGAGGAAATGGTCTCTTAAGAGACCCTCTGCTGCCACTTTCATGGCAGTAACGAATGCTTTTTTACTCCAGTTTGATTCACCGCCTTTTCATTGCACAAGTTCTTCGACTGGGGAGAACATCTGTCGACCCTCGTCGATTCTTTCACGTAAGAGATGGATAGCATGCAGCCGCTGtgcctcgtcttcctcttcctctgctcCACCCTGTTGCTGCAGTGGTCGCAGGGATGTCACCCCCACGACCGTTCGGCCCTTCTCGCCTTCAAGGCCGGCATCACCGCCGACCCCTCCGGCCTCCTCCGCTCCTGGGACTCGGCCACGGACTGTTGCTCCGCGTGGGACGGCGTGGCCTGCGACGCTGCCACTCGCCGCGTCGTCAACGTCTCCCGCCCTGGCCTCTCCTCGGGGCCCGACTTCATCTCCGACGCCTCCATTGCCGGGAGGCTCTCGCCTGCCCTCGGCGACCTCTTCTCCCTCCGGTTGCTCGATCTCAGCAACCTCAAGCAGCTCGCCGGCCCCATTCCACCCGCCCTCGGCCGCCTCTCGAACACCTCCTCGACTCCAACCAACTCACCGGTTGCATCCCCTCCGCGTTCGCAAACCTCACCCGACTattaatgctctattttacgtcttatataaaacatagtttaatcggatttctttgtgcgaaatgactttcgatatttgacattttttcttgaaaccacacacgaataagtgttaaggtttcaaaaatcaatcttttaatgtacgattttgaactcttttaaatgaaaccaaaagaaaccgttgttgacatgtacatccgttttacggatgtcgtcaatggtttaaaaataattggtagaagtttttcggattttgaacttgtaaacaagattttacattctctttctaaaaattggaattcaaaagtaactgtgataaaagaagctaaaaatctaaacaacttaccacttgaagaactaattgattcgttaatgacatatgaaaatggtgtacaatacacatgatgaacatgatgaacaaaacaacctttcaaagaacatgaacGATTTGAGATATAGAacacaagaaaaccacttgagcataagctgaagtggtgatgaatttgaacttgtatagaaatttaaaaagttaataaaacaaaaattaaagaataaaaaaaacggAATTCATCGGTTGGGTACATGCAACGGAGGCATTAGACCTCCATGGCAACCACCTCACCGGCTCCATCCCCATGGAGATCGGATTGCTGCGAAGGCTCACTATTCTTGATCTTTCAGAGAACAAGATCTCCGGCGGCATCCCCAGGTCCATAGGCAAACTCGAAACCTTGATAGTtcttgataggggtaataatggcgacataacGCGTCACGACGTCGGCCTCACCTGGGTGCCACTCTAtccgaggaggagggcaataatgctaactcgacatgcgctgacgtcatccgctctcagacaacgacttcatcgttgctTGACCTCGTGCGCTTGACCGAGGTAGAGGAGGACGACAAtcgaccctcgcccatacccttcgacatttcggttctccacgcaacgtcaatagcaatgtcagacgctaccagcctgccccttgcaagcgggcacatcagggaacagtaagcttccctataaatacccttaccTTCTGAATGGAAAAGGGGGACTGGAACTTCTACTTCACCTAAAACCCTCTTCGCTTCCTCTAACttggtcgtcggaggggtcgggccgagcttccgacccgacctccgTGCAGGTATGAAGACGCCCGACCTCCCGCTGGGCTCCCGACGTGGAGCCGCCTCCATGAGGACCCAACGACACCAGCACGCGACCACCCAGACGGTTCGTCGAAGCCCACCTCGGAGAGATCCCCTCGTTGACCgagcccgaaccaagccgcgtcggcccccgaggccacggcttacagttgtttaccacaacattttggcactagaaggagggctcggaatgtcgggtgatcactcGAGCGGCTCAGACGAGCTTACGGCTGAGAGGTCGCGCCCGACCGAAGCCTCGCGGGAACGGCCCTcgcacggagaccatcgtgacgaacacctcGCCATGACCTTAGGACGATATTGTCAAAtaatcaacgacccgggcttgtcgccacaCGGCGGTGCCCCAGCCGACTCGACGCCCGTGTCGCCCGAAGCCTTTCAAGCCCTCGTTCATCAGGTCCAAGCTCTAACGGACATGGTGCAATCCATCATCCCGTACATTGCTAAACCGCTGTGGCAAGAAGAGCCACCCGTTCAGGCTCACACGCCGCCCTTGGAGTCTCCCGGCTCGCCTCGGATCCCGTCATTACCACTCGAGGATcgagtgatggcaaacccgagcgactgcccggaacccgaggcactctcttcggaATCTCTATGGGCCCAGTTGCGGCtcgtcagccagcgactcgacgagCTGCAAAAAGAGGTCCATAGGTCCAGGGGAGAGGTAAGGGAGGACGTACACCAAGGGTCTCCATTCACGCCCGAGATACGGGATCTGACAGTCCCCtcggacttccagctcccctctctatatgcttacgatggctccgccgacccggcggaccatgtagctagttttcgcgcccagatggcgctatacgggacatCTGATGCTCTGATGTGTAGAGTGTTTCCCACAactctgagagggccggcccacgcgtggtacgacggcttgaagaccggaacgatcgcgtctttcg is part of the Musa acuminata AAA Group cultivar baxijiao unplaced genomic scaffold, Cavendish_Baxijiao_AAA HiC_scaffold_1077, whole genome shotgun sequence genome and harbors:
- the LOC135666267 gene encoding DNA damage-repair/toleration protein DRT100-like, which gives rise to MDSMQPLCLVFLFLCSTLLLQWSQGCHPHDRSALLAFKAGITADPSGLLRSWDSATDCCSAWDGVACDAATRRVVNVSRPGLSSGPDFISDASIAGRLSPALGDLFSLRLLDLSNLKQLAGPIPPALGRLSNTSSTPTNSPVASPPRSQTSPDY